A region of Brevundimonas sp. NIBR10 DNA encodes the following proteins:
- the nirB gene encoding nitrite reductase large subunit NirB — MAGCRAVEELIARDAGRYRVTIFGAEPHVHYNRIMLSPVLAGEKTFDQIVINDRAWYDDNAVDLILSDPVEAIDRGAKTVTARSGRVVGYDRLLIATGSDPFIIPVPGHTLDGVISFRDMADVSRMIAAADAGGEAVVIGGGLLGLEAAHGLSLRGMKVTVIHLMPTLMERQLDEAAGWLLKSALEARGQTILTGADTAEIVGETCVEGVRLKDGRLIPASLVVMAVGIRPCVWLAKEAGLAVGRGIHVDDHMVTSDPAILAVGECVEHDGQVYGLVAPLWDMCRALADGLTERHTGYRGSVTSTKLKVSGIDVFSAGDFSGGQGAQDIVLRDASRGVYKRVIVRDDRIVGAVLYGDTGDGGWYFDLMKRGEDISTVRDMLIFGQAFALGGGQTDPKAAVAALSDNAEICGCNGVSKGKVVACIGGGAVTLDAVRGSCKASASCGSCTNVVENLLALTLGDDYGGERAVKTMCKCTSFGHDDVRREIVAQGMRSIPEVMQKLHWSTPDGCSSCRPALNYYLLCALPGEYVDDQQSRFVNERMHANIQKDGTYSVVPRMWGGVTNPRELRAIADVVEKYDAPLVKVTGGQRLDIFGIKKQDLPAVWADLNAAGMVSGHAYGKSLRTVKTCVGSDWCRFGTQDSTGLGIQTERMTWGSWMPHKFKIAVSGCPRNCAEATIKDFGVICVDSGYELHVGGNGGIHVRVTDLLCKVETEAEAMHYCAAFIQLYREEARYLERTAPWIERVGLERIKARIVEDAEGRDALAARFLHSQTFCQDDPWAARAKGAESEQHQPLSLMETA, encoded by the coding sequence ATGGCCGGGTGCCGGGCGGTCGAGGAACTGATCGCGCGAGACGCCGGGCGCTACCGGGTGACGATCTTCGGGGCCGAGCCCCATGTGCACTACAACCGGATCATGCTGTCGCCGGTTCTGGCGGGCGAGAAGACCTTCGATCAGATCGTGATCAACGACCGCGCCTGGTACGACGACAATGCCGTCGACCTGATCCTCTCGGACCCCGTCGAGGCCATCGATCGCGGGGCCAAGACGGTGACGGCGCGGTCGGGTCGGGTGGTCGGTTACGATCGTCTGCTGATCGCCACGGGGTCCGATCCCTTCATCATACCGGTGCCGGGGCATACGCTCGACGGCGTCATCAGCTTTCGCGACATGGCGGACGTCAGCCGGATGATCGCGGCGGCCGACGCCGGCGGCGAGGCCGTGGTTATCGGCGGAGGCTTGCTGGGGCTCGAGGCGGCGCACGGTCTGTCGCTGCGCGGCATGAAGGTCACCGTCATCCACCTGATGCCCACCCTGATGGAGCGCCAGCTCGACGAAGCGGCGGGCTGGCTGCTCAAGTCGGCGCTGGAGGCACGGGGCCAGACCATACTGACCGGTGCCGACACCGCCGAGATCGTCGGCGAGACCTGCGTCGAGGGCGTGCGCCTGAAGGACGGACGGCTGATCCCGGCGTCCCTGGTGGTCATGGCCGTCGGCATCCGGCCCTGCGTCTGGCTGGCGAAGGAGGCCGGGCTGGCGGTCGGGCGCGGCATCCATGTCGACGACCACATGGTCACATCGGACCCGGCAATCCTGGCGGTCGGTGAGTGTGTCGAGCACGACGGGCAGGTCTACGGCCTGGTCGCGCCGCTGTGGGACATGTGCCGGGCCCTCGCCGACGGCCTGACCGAGCGGCACACCGGCTATCGCGGCTCGGTCACCTCGACCAAGCTCAAGGTGTCGGGCATCGACGTCTTTTCCGCCGGTGACTTCTCGGGCGGGCAGGGGGCCCAGGACATCGTGCTGCGGGACGCCTCGCGCGGTGTCTACAAGCGGGTCATCGTCAGGGATGACCGGATCGTGGGCGCGGTCCTGTACGGCGATACCGGCGACGGCGGCTGGTATTTCGACCTGATGAAGCGGGGAGAGGACATCTCAACCGTCCGGGACATGCTGATCTTCGGTCAGGCTTTCGCCCTTGGAGGGGGGCAGACGGACCCTAAGGCAGCCGTTGCGGCCCTCTCGGACAACGCCGAGATCTGTGGCTGCAACGGCGTGTCCAAGGGCAAGGTGGTCGCCTGTATCGGCGGCGGAGCGGTGACGCTGGACGCGGTGCGAGGGTCTTGCAAGGCGTCGGCGTCGTGCGGATCCTGCACCAACGTCGTCGAGAACCTGCTGGCCCTGACCCTGGGCGACGACTACGGCGGCGAGCGCGCTGTGAAGACGATGTGCAAATGCACCAGCTTCGGTCACGACGACGTGCGCCGCGAGATCGTGGCGCAAGGCATGCGCTCCATCCCCGAGGTGATGCAGAAGCTGCACTGGTCCACGCCCGACGGCTGTTCATCATGCCGACCTGCGCTGAACTACTATCTGCTGTGCGCCCTGCCGGGGGAATATGTCGACGACCAGCAGAGCCGGTTCGTCAACGAGCGGATGCACGCCAATATCCAGAAGGACGGCACATACTCGGTCGTGCCGCGCATGTGGGGCGGGGTTACCAATCCGCGCGAGCTGCGCGCCATCGCGGACGTCGTCGAAAAATACGACGCCCCCCTGGTCAAGGTCACGGGCGGTCAGAGACTGGATATCTTCGGCATCAAGAAACAGGATCTGCCCGCCGTCTGGGCCGACCTGAACGCGGCGGGGATGGTGTCCGGTCACGCCTATGGCAAGTCGTTGAGGACGGTGAAGACCTGCGTCGGGTCCGACTGGTGCCGGTTCGGGACCCAGGACTCGACCGGCCTGGGCATCCAGACCGAGCGGATGACGTGGGGCTCATGGATGCCGCACAAGTTCAAGATCGCGGTCTCGGGTTGTCCGAGGAACTGCGCTGAGGCGACCATCAAGGACTTCGGCGTCATCTGCGTCGACAGCGGCTACGAGCTCCACGTCGGCGGAAACGGCGGCATCCATGTCCGGGTCACCGACCTGTTGTGCAAGGTCGAGACGGAGGCCGAGGCGATGCACTACTGCGCCGCCTTCATCCAGCTGTATCGCGAAGAGGCCCGCTATCTGGAGCGCACCGCGCCCTGGATCGAGCGGGTCGGGCTGGAGCGGATCAAGGCGCGGATCGTCGAGGACGCGGAGGGCCGGGACGCCCTGGCCGCCCGGTTCCTGCACTCCCAGACCTTCTGTCAGGACGACCCCTGGGCGGCGCGGGCCAAGGGTGCCGAGAGCGAGCAGCATCAACCGCTCAGCCTGATGGAGACCGCGTGA
- a CDS encoding ANTAR domain-containing protein translates to MRIAIVDDSGLRATILKEGLAEAGYTDIEVVAPHGGFVARLERMAPDIVLMDLGDPSRDALEEMLTVSRALARPIAMFVDRSDDAMIGAAIDAGVSAYVVDGLRKERVKPILELAIRRFNAFNALRVERDDAITALADRKTLEKAKTILMQSRGLSEPEAHALLRSTAMNQSRRIVEVAEALITAHALLDPPKGTGR, encoded by the coding sequence TTGCGTATCGCCATCGTCGATGACAGCGGGCTGCGGGCCACCATCCTGAAAGAGGGACTGGCCGAGGCGGGCTATACCGATATCGAGGTCGTGGCGCCGCACGGCGGCTTCGTCGCGCGGCTGGAGCGGATGGCCCCGGACATCGTGCTGATGGACCTGGGCGACCCGAGCCGCGATGCGCTGGAGGAAATGCTGACCGTCAGCCGTGCCCTGGCCCGACCCATCGCCATGTTCGTCGACCGATCCGACGACGCCATGATCGGCGCGGCGATCGATGCGGGGGTCTCGGCCTATGTCGTGGATGGTCTGAGGAAGGAGCGGGTCAAACCGATCCTGGAACTGGCCATCCGCCGCTTCAACGCCTTCAATGCCTTGCGGGTCGAGCGCGACGACGCGATCACCGCCCTGGCCGACCGCAAGACGCTGGAAAAGGCCAAGACCATACTGATGCAGAGCCGGGGCCTGTCCGAGCCCGAGGCCCACGCCCTGTTGCGCTCCACCGCCATGAACCAGAGCCGCCGGATCGTGGAGGTGGCCGAGGCCCTTATCACCGCCCACGCGCTTCTCGATCCTCCCAAGGGAACCGGCCGATGA
- the nirD gene encoding nitrite reductase small subunit NirD — MTADRWIDVGRIEDIPPRGARTVVVEGGDEIAVFRAGDDAVFALINRCPHKGGPLSQGIVHGHSVACPLHNWNIALATGLAQGPDSGCTPTILVRVEDGRILIAPPQPVPA, encoded by the coding sequence ATGACCGCCGATCGCTGGATCGACGTGGGGCGGATCGAGGACATTCCCCCGCGCGGGGCCCGCACCGTCGTCGTCGAGGGTGGTGACGAGATCGCCGTGTTCCGCGCCGGCGACGACGCCGTCTTCGCCCTGATCAACCGGTGCCCACACAAGGGTGGCCCGCTGAGCCAGGGGATCGTCCATGGCCACAGCGTCGCCTGCCCCCTGCACAACTGGAACATCGCCCTGGCCACGGGTCTGGCCCAGGGTCCGGACAGCGGCTGCACGCCGACGATCCTGGTCAGGGTCGAGGACGGCCGCATCCTGATCGCGCCGCCCCAGCCGGTTCCGGCCTGA
- a CDS encoding siroheme synthase: protein MRVFLAGIPLEDERVIVVGGGEAALAKLRLFVDSPAELVWFTPDGAPDRDRRPAGGPDPITRPPTREDLAGARLVFLALDDEAQAVSIAGLARDMGAQVNVVDRPALSDFQTPALIDRDSVVIGIATGGAAPILARDVRSRIEAVLPAALGPLATLAGRIRDRVKTSVPDFMSRRRFWERAFRGAAADLVAEGRIEAAHDEMIRLLDAAAPEAGVVHLLGSGSGDPELLTLKALRIMQDADVILHDGEVPAEVLARARRDAPRRDVEAMTAGQVFELIAGHLDHGERVVRLYAGDPDVSERAQRERDALDATGIAAFAVPVVPGPAVPRLRPIGKA, encoded by the coding sequence ATGCGTGTCTTCCTGGCCGGTATCCCGCTGGAGGACGAGCGGGTGATCGTGGTCGGCGGCGGCGAGGCGGCGCTGGCCAAGCTGAGGCTGTTCGTCGACTCGCCTGCCGAGCTGGTCTGGTTCACGCCCGACGGTGCGCCGGACCGGGACCGCAGACCCGCAGGCGGGCCCGACCCGATCACTCGTCCGCCGACGCGTGAAGATCTGGCCGGGGCGCGTCTGGTCTTTCTGGCGCTGGACGACGAGGCGCAGGCGGTGTCCATCGCAGGGCTGGCCCGCGATATGGGGGCTCAGGTCAACGTCGTCGATCGCCCCGCGCTCAGCGACTTCCAGACCCCGGCCCTGATCGACCGTGACTCGGTCGTGATCGGCATCGCCACCGGCGGGGCCGCACCGATCCTGGCGCGCGATGTTCGGTCCCGGATCGAGGCGGTATTGCCCGCTGCGCTCGGGCCGCTGGCGACCCTGGCGGGGCGGATCCGGGATCGGGTCAAGACCAGCGTGCCCGACTTCATGTCGCGGCGGCGGTTCTGGGAGCGGGCCTTCCGCGGCGCGGCGGCCGACCTGGTCGCCGAAGGGCGGATCGAGGCGGCGCATGACGAGATGATCCGCCTGCTGGACGCGGCTGCCCCCGAGGCTGGCGTGGTCCACCTGCTGGGATCGGGCTCGGGCGATCCCGAGCTGCTGACCCTGAAGGCGCTGCGGATCATGCAGGACGCGGACGTGATCCTGCACGACGGCGAGGTTCCGGCCGAGGTGCTGGCGAGGGCCAGGCGGGATGCGCCGCGCCGCGATGTCGAGGCGATGACGGCGGGGCAGGTTTTCGAACTGATTGCCGGGCATCTCGATCATGGTGAACGGGTCGTGCGTCTGTACGCCGGCGATCCCGATGTTTCGGAGCGAGCCCAGCGCGAGCGTGATGCTCTGGATGCAACAGGGATCGCCGCGTTCGCCGTCCCGGTCGTCCCTGGGCCCGCCGTGCCTAGACTTCGCCCGATCGGCAAGGCTTAG
- a CDS encoding CmpA/NrtA family ABC transporter substrate-binding protein → MTPISIAFLPLTDSAVLVAAKELGFAAEAGLDLTLVRSTSWATVRDRLVYGQVQGAHMLAPLAVAVTLGLSQQPAPLVAPFRLNLNGNALTLSAEFAQALDPVLANRVQDPIATAHDFASAIGMHRRKPIIGVVHRFSTHALMLRYWLGFAGIDPDRDLVLRVLPPSLMVEALRTGEIDGFMAGEPWSSVAVSEGLGQIAAFGSRLWRRGVEKVLATRKDWAEANPDTLDALLGALDRSAAWCDASENHGALAAMLAAPTYVNQPAELILPALSGRIVLGQGEAPTIDPDFLMLHREAANAPSPDHGLWIYSQFVRWGVVEPSDVAQAAAAAVFRPDLYHRSLPDRAQAGAVQGFFDDRNFDTARIADYVQGQRSVHS, encoded by the coding sequence ATGACCCCGATCTCCATCGCCTTCCTTCCCCTGACCGACAGCGCCGTTCTGGTGGCGGCCAAGGAACTGGGCTTCGCCGCCGAGGCCGGACTGGACCTGACCCTGGTGCGCAGCACCTCGTGGGCCACGGTGCGGGACCGGCTGGTCTATGGTCAGGTGCAGGGGGCCCATATGCTGGCCCCGCTGGCGGTGGCCGTGACCCTGGGCCTGAGCCAGCAGCCCGCGCCGCTGGTCGCGCCGTTCCGGCTGAATCTGAACGGCAACGCCCTGACCCTGTCGGCCGAGTTCGCCCAGGCGCTGGACCCCGTGCTGGCCAACCGGGTTCAGGACCCGATCGCGACCGCCCACGACTTCGCCTCGGCTATAGGAATGCACCGCAGAAAGCCGATCATCGGCGTGGTCCACCGGTTCTCGACCCATGCCCTGATGCTGAGATACTGGCTGGGGTTCGCAGGGATCGATCCCGACCGGGACCTGGTTCTGAGGGTCCTGCCGCCGTCGCTGATGGTCGAGGCCCTGCGGACCGGAGAGATCGACGGCTTCATGGCGGGCGAGCCCTGGAGCAGTGTCGCGGTGTCCGAAGGCCTCGGCCAGATCGCGGCGTTCGGATCGCGACTGTGGCGGCGGGGTGTGGAAAAGGTTCTGGCGACGCGGAAAGATTGGGCCGAGGCCAATCCCGACACGCTGGATGCCCTGCTGGGCGCGCTGGACCGGTCGGCCGCCTGGTGCGATGCGTCCGAGAACCATGGGGCTCTGGCCGCGATGCTGGCGGCTCCGACCTATGTGAACCAACCGGCGGAGCTGATTTTGCCGGCTCTGTCGGGGCGGATCGTGCTCGGCCAGGGCGAGGCCCCGACGATCGATCCGGACTTCCTGATGCTGCATCGCGAGGCCGCCAACGCCCCGTCGCCGGATCACGGCCTGTGGATCTATTCCCAGTTCGTACGCTGGGGCGTGGTCGAGCCGTCAGACGTGGCGCAGGCCGCTGCGGCGGCTGTGTTTCGGCCGGACCTGTATCACCGATCTCTGCCGGATCGGGCCCAGGCGGGGGCCGTTCAGGGCTTCTTCGACGATCGGAATTTCGATACCGCCCGGATCGCCGACTATGTACAGGGCCAGCGATCCGTTCACAGCTGA